From a single Nicotiana tomentosiformis chromosome 2, ASM39032v3, whole genome shotgun sequence genomic region:
- the LOC138905597 gene encoding uncharacterized protein has protein sequence MSTVQNTPFTVVDEAPLQLQMWWYDLGEDGQKWVTKHLGVLTDIMKIKPQDDLIEALVTFWDPVHNVFRFSDFELTPTLEEIAGYSGFGRDLRKQELIFPRDLSVHRFFDLLNISKQIRKTNVVEGCCSFYFLYSRFGQPNGFEMHEKGLNNKQNKDTWQIHRRFAFIMAFLGIMVFPNEKRTIDTRIARVVQVLTTKEHHTLAPIILSDIYRALTLCKSGAKFFEGCNILLQMWLIEHLRHHPKFMSYGPNKDNFIESYEERVKDYNSPEGVKAWISHLRSLNASQIEWTLGWLPLREVIHMSALKSYLLLLGLRSVQPYAPHRVLRQLGRYQVVPKDEDLSVQVIELHPEAPLPEALIQQIWNGCRYLKYDTQVPDPARGEVDPGYAIWFGKRSHVDDVPEPKRPTKRPHVQAFDDKIQERLAWGEREKGYKTTIHALE, from the coding sequence ATGAGCACTGTCCAGAACACACCGTTCACAGTTGTAGACGAGGCTCCACTTCAGCTTCAGATGTGGTGGTATGATTTAGGAGAAGATGGTCAGAAATGGGTCACCAAGCACCTGGGAGTCCTCACAgatattatgaaaattaaaccacaggacgatttgattgaggcactagtgacTTTTTGGGACCCTGTTCACAATGTTTTTCGCTTCTCCGATTTTGAGCTAACTCCCACTTTAGAAGAGATAGCTGGATATTCCGGGTTTGGCAGGGATTTGAGAAAACAGGAGCTCATATTCCCGAGGGATCTTTCTGTACACcgattcttcgatcttctgaacATCAGTAAGCAAATTAGAAAGACCAACGTAGTCGAAGGGTGTTGTTCTTTCTACTTCCTGTACTCTAGGTTCGGGCAGCCAAATGGGTTTGAAATGCATGAAAAGGGCCTTAACAACAAGCAGAACAAAGACACATGGCAGATTCATCGTCGCTTCGCCTTCATAATGGCGTTTCTGGGAATTATGGTCTTCCCAAATGAGAAGCGGACAATTGATACCCGCATAGCCAGGGTTGTACAGGTCCTCACTACCAAAGAACATCACACTCTTGCCCCGATCATTTTATCAGACATTTATCGGGCGTTGACTTTGTGCAAGTCCggggcaaaattcttcgaagggtgcaatattttgttacaaatgtggttgattgagcatctccgacatcaccccaagttcatgagctatggtccgaacaaggacaatttcattgagagttacgaagaaagagtaaaagattacaactctccagaaggggtgaaagcctggatatcccacctaagatctttaaatgcaagtcaaattgagtggactttgggatggctcccgctaagagaggtgatacacatgtcgGCCCTAAAAAGTTATTTGCTATTGTTGGGTTTGAGAAGTGTCCAGCCGTATGCGCCACACAGAGTTCTAAGACAGCTAGGAAGGTACCAAGTAGTACCtaaggatgaagatttgagtgtgcaagttattgagctacaccccgaagccccactccccgaagctttaatccagcaaatttggaatggttgtcgcTACTTAAAATATGATACTCAGGTGCCAGATCCTGCGAGAGGTGAGGTAGATCCGGGTTATGCTATATGGTTTGGGAAAAGGTCTCACGTGGATGATGTGCCAGAGCCCAAAAGGCCCACAAAAAGGCCGCATGTTCAAGCCTTTGATGATAAAATCCAAGAACGGTTGGCTTGGGGTGAACGGGAAAAGGGATACAAAACAACTATTCATGCCTTAGAATAA